A genomic window from Cytobacillus suaedae includes:
- a CDS encoding DUF4179 domain-containing protein: MMKCWAADKLSQYVDYMLDEKEMNEIESHLINCSKCKEIVEAYENEANYLKETLQTPELPANFTDLVLDELEPYESKVIRINRSPWKRLTLVAAGLVLVVGLSSTLHSGFAEWLGGLFTTNQVDEGLRIAANTGFVERVDQQVTDQGLTLKVEDVIADTSRIALSYQVLDENGKPQDAYLNLGLAEIYAKDHNGKRLDNVGMGWSQGSDYGLIEISLRDKHDLEKFTLTLVITKLKGVKGNWVLEFPVDLTGSLKATQTSPLNDATTSAHGVKIEMKEARFAPSATKIVYETSFTKEELALIKKEINEFEKKFGKDAVKRIRRQYDTSIQYRIEDVNKKTIATHNTFAEHQGHTSDYGFIQSTGQNKFYMGHMKWIDSMVPQKVEADLRFIAEGVIKTVPADFSIKIKPKDIAKNPVSFEYEGNYVKIHKAEKHNEYSLEKSITPINKETTFKIEMEGGKEKFASDPGVWVLVDNDGKVYQTSMSSSILDDKDEFGRYKTTLELTAIDMEEIPEELTLHLVSVTRYEKMTEQWEVPLN; this comes from the coding sequence ATGATGAAATGTTGGGCAGCAGATAAGCTTTCTCAGTATGTAGATTATATGTTAGATGAAAAAGAGATGAATGAAATCGAGTCACATCTTATAAATTGTTCTAAGTGTAAAGAAATCGTAGAAGCTTACGAGAACGAAGCCAACTATTTAAAAGAAACATTGCAAACACCGGAATTACCAGCAAATTTCACAGACCTTGTACTTGATGAACTAGAGCCGTATGAATCGAAAGTGATTCGTATAAATAGAAGTCCTTGGAAGCGTCTTACTCTTGTAGCAGCAGGGCTTGTGTTAGTTGTAGGACTAAGCTCAACCTTGCATTCCGGATTTGCTGAGTGGCTGGGCGGTCTTTTTACAACAAACCAAGTTGATGAGGGCCTTAGAATCGCAGCTAATACTGGATTCGTCGAGCGGGTCGACCAACAGGTAACAGATCAGGGTCTCACGTTAAAAGTCGAGGATGTTATTGCTGATACTTCTCGCATTGCATTATCATACCAGGTGCTAGATGAAAATGGGAAACCACAAGATGCTTATTTAAATCTGGGGCTTGCTGAAATTTACGCAAAGGATCATAACGGTAAACGTTTGGATAATGTAGGTATGGGGTGGTCACAAGGTAGTGATTATGGCTTAATCGAAATCTCTTTAAGAGACAAGCATGATTTAGAAAAGTTCACTTTAACTTTAGTGATTACTAAGCTTAAAGGAGTGAAGGGAAACTGGGTATTAGAGTTTCCAGTCGATTTAACAGGAAGTCTTAAAGCTACTCAAACCAGTCCATTAAATGATGCAACAACAAGTGCGCATGGTGTGAAGATTGAGATGAAGGAAGCAAGATTTGCTCCATCCGCAACCAAGATTGTATATGAAACATCGTTTACGAAAGAAGAACTAGCTCTAATTAAGAAAGAGATTAATGAATTTGAAAAGAAATTCGGTAAAGATGCGGTAAAGCGAATACGAAGACAATATGATACGAGTATTCAGTATCGTATTGAAGATGTAAATAAAAAGACAATTGCTACTCATAATACATTTGCAGAACATCAAGGTCATACGAGTGATTATGGATTTATTCAATCAACCGGACAGAATAAGTTTTATATGGGACATATGAAGTGGATTGATTCAATGGTTCCACAAAAAGTTGAAGCTGATTTACGTTTTATCGCAGAAGGAGTAATTAAGACGGTGCCAGCGGATTTTTCAATAAAGATTAAACCAAAGGATATTGCTAAAAATCCAGTGTCGTTTGAATATGAAGGAAATTATGTGAAAATCCATAAGGCTGAAAAGCACAATGAGTATTCATTAGAGAAGTCAATCACTCCAATTAATAAAGAAACGACGTTTAAAATTGAGATGGAGGGTGGAAAAGAAAAGTTTGCCTCTGACCCTGGTGTTTGGGTATTAGTGGACAATGATGGAAAAGTGTACCAAACCTCAATGAGTAGCTCTATACTAGATGATAAAGATGAGTTTGGGCGTTATAAGACAACACTAGAACTGACTGCCATTGATATGGAGGAAATTCCAGAAGAACTTACACTTCATTTAGTATCTGTAACTCGTTATGAGAAGATGACTGAACAATGGGAAGTGCCACTTAACTAA
- a CDS encoding Ger(x)C family spore germination protein: MRHRYKCIPVLLLLLTLTGCWDRVEIEERGFVIGVGIDLPEKVDEENENSFILTQQLVVPGALAGGSSNLGGGGASGDAYLNITSTGKSMFGIIRETSAMTSRTPFYEHNALIIISEELGRTKYFSSILDHFLRYHEMRRGMKVMISEGKAEDVLRVEPKNERLPALYIDSISINNFKNARMLPVSRIGDINAHLLKDESFTVQRILKKENEVKIAGNAVIKGNTNTFVGFLNEDETMGLNFLTGEIQGGVLEFDYRNGQIIFDIKKNKTKVVAHVSNENEIEFTITVESEGNIAEAFNTLNEEYDSEMMSQIEKEAADEIERYMNLTINKLQNEYKTDVIELGSRLKQNHPNVWDHVKEDWEEGKELFSKVKINTIVEVNMNQPGTLLKSNEREF; this comes from the coding sequence GTGAGGCATAGATATAAATGTATACCTGTTCTCTTACTTTTGCTCACATTAACAGGTTGCTGGGATCGAGTAGAAATTGAAGAACGTGGTTTTGTTATTGGAGTTGGAATTGACTTACCTGAAAAAGTCGACGAGGAAAACGAAAATAGCTTTATTTTAACCCAACAACTTGTTGTTCCAGGTGCATTAGCAGGAGGCAGTAGCAATCTTGGTGGTGGTGGTGCTTCAGGTGATGCTTATTTAAACATAACATCAACAGGAAAAAGTATGTTTGGAATCATTCGAGAAACATCTGCAATGACAAGTCGTACACCTTTTTATGAGCATAACGCACTTATCATCATCTCAGAAGAACTAGGGCGTACTAAATATTTTTCCTCCATACTAGATCACTTTCTTCGTTATCATGAAATGCGTCGTGGAATGAAAGTCATGATTTCTGAAGGAAAAGCAGAGGATGTTTTAAGAGTGGAGCCCAAAAATGAAAGATTGCCCGCCTTATATATTGATTCTATTTCTATCAATAACTTTAAAAATGCAAGGATGCTTCCTGTATCTCGTATTGGGGATATAAATGCCCATTTATTAAAAGATGAAAGCTTTACTGTTCAACGAATATTAAAGAAGGAAAATGAAGTGAAAATTGCTGGTAATGCCGTGATAAAAGGAAATACAAACACATTTGTCGGATTTTTAAATGAAGATGAAACAATGGGGTTAAACTTTCTGACAGGTGAAATACAAGGTGGCGTTTTGGAATTTGATTATCGTAATGGGCAAATCATCTTTGATATAAAAAAGAATAAGACAAAAGTAGTTGCCCATGTTAGTAATGAAAATGAGATTGAATTTACTATTACAGTTGAATCTGAAGGAAATATAGCAGAAGCTTTTAACACATTAAATGAAGAGTATGATTCGGAAATGATGTCTCAGATTGAAAAGGAAGCCGCAGATGAAATTGAGAGATATATGAATCTTACCATAAATAAATTGCAAAATGAGTATAAAACAGATGTCATTGAATTAGGGTCACGTTTAAAACAAAATCATCCTAACGTGTGGGATCATGTCAAAGAAGATTGGGAAGAGGGAAAAGAACTCTTTTCAAAAGTTAAGATAAACACGATCGTAGAGGTTAACATGAATCAACCAGGCACTTTATTGAAATCAAATGAAAGAGAGTTTTGA
- a CDS encoding endospore germination permease, protein MKSFEYGDQDISNKELFFIVASMMMGVSILSIPRKVASVTNGVDGIFSILMAGLFFGFFGWLTSKVVSKFPRKTFREYTSDLLGKPIGTLLTLLLGLSFLFTVSFETRSLASIARLYMFNETPLEVISLIFLLVVNYAVAGSRVALIRLNLMFFPIIMFIVLAVQFFNIGFIELENVKPILTTNFSDLITGSYFSSLAFVGYIVIFFYTALVKDTTYSPLATVLGMSVPFLIYLVIYFFAIGVFSVEVTRNIIYPTIEVAKEVEVPGEFFERFESIFFTIWIMTIFTTATLAFDCAINALQSIFKKTKRLTWVLMLSPIIYIIAMFPKSVFELELLGVWLGYSGILYGVGITSILFIVSKVRGIKSEA, encoded by the coding sequence TTGAAAAGCTTCGAATATGGAGATCAAGACATCTCAAATAAAGAGCTCTTTTTTATAGTAGCCTCAATGATGATGGGTGTGTCCATTTTATCTATACCTCGAAAAGTGGCAAGCGTGACAAACGGTGTTGATGGAATATTTTCCATTCTAATGGCCGGTTTATTCTTTGGATTTTTTGGCTGGCTTACATCAAAAGTGGTTTCAAAGTTTCCACGAAAAACCTTTAGAGAATATACATCAGATTTGCTCGGGAAACCAATTGGCACCCTTTTAACACTATTGTTAGGGTTAAGTTTCTTATTTACTGTTTCATTTGAAACACGTTCACTTGCGTCAATCGCTCGTTTATACATGTTTAATGAAACCCCTTTAGAAGTGATTTCACTTATATTTCTGTTAGTTGTTAATTATGCAGTAGCTGGGTCGCGTGTAGCATTAATACGGCTAAACCTAATGTTTTTTCCTATCATTATGTTCATTGTATTAGCTGTCCAATTCTTTAACATTGGTTTTATTGAATTAGAAAATGTTAAGCCAATATTAACAACAAATTTTAGTGATTTAATTACTGGAAGCTATTTTTCCAGTTTAGCTTTCGTAGGTTATATTGTTATTTTCTTCTATACTGCTCTAGTTAAAGATACAACGTATTCACCTTTAGCAACCGTACTAGGGATGTCAGTGCCTTTTCTGATTTACTTAGTCATTTACTTTTTTGCAATCGGTGTATTCTCCGTTGAGGTAACAAGGAATATTATTTATCCTACAATTGAAGTAGCTAAAGAAGTGGAGGTACCTGGTGAATTTTTTGAAAGGTTCGAATCAATATTTTTCACAATTTGGATTATGACTATATTTACTACGGCAACTTTAGCATTTGATTGTGCAATCAATGCTTTACAATCCATTTTCAAAAAAACCAAAAGATTAACATGGGTTCTCATGTTGTCACCTATCATCTACATTATTGCAATGTTTCCAAAATCTGTTTTTGAGTTGGAGCTACTTGGAGTGTGGCTTGGATATTCTGGTATTCTCTATGGCGTAGGTATTACTTCTATTCTCTTCATTGTTTCCAAGGTAAGGGGGATAAAAAGTGAGGCATAG
- a CDS encoding spore germination protein, with product MLRALFSGYRRQQLDKTPDHPSKNEEKAELCNELDTNIETVKTLLHQAADLLIRQCKLGGTGQNCAIVCIDGLVDIELINDKVIKRILSNQSFQDTNIPLSEIPTYLNDHVLSTEAIHIVNTLDDVMLPILSGDTAVFIDGTTQVIIIGTKKWEDRSVEEPTTETLVRGPRDGFNENLRTNTVLIRRRVRDSNLRFDSFKIGRRSKKDLVLTYIDGIINPKIIEEMKRRLKTIDVDDAPESGYIEQLIEDSYLSIFPQHMVTERPDKVSSAIMQGKAAILLDGTPFALIAPSVFSDHFQSPGDYYQRFPIGTFIRALRYLAAFLAVFLPGLYIALVSYHPGMIPSNLAFQIAATREGVPFPAVVEAFLMEATFELLREAGIRLPKMIGQTIGIVGGLVIGEAAVSAGIVSPIMVIIVAVTAVSTFAIPSYEVSITFRILRFGIMLAAALFGFYGLLLAYIMINIHLTNLTSYGVPYTAPFAPAFFPDWKDLIIRAPLAMETKRPEMLQPKDSRRTGGDDTN from the coding sequence TTGCTTAGAGCACTTTTTAGCGGATATCGCCGCCAGCAGTTAGATAAAACACCAGATCATCCGAGTAAGAATGAAGAAAAAGCAGAGCTATGTAATGAACTAGACACAAATATTGAAACGGTCAAAACACTCTTACATCAGGCTGCAGATTTACTCATTAGACAGTGTAAATTAGGGGGAACTGGTCAAAATTGTGCCATTGTATGTATTGATGGTTTAGTAGATATTGAACTAATTAACGATAAAGTTATAAAACGAATTTTATCAAACCAATCCTTTCAGGACACAAACATACCCTTATCAGAAATTCCTACCTATCTAAATGACCATGTCCTTTCTACTGAAGCAATACATATTGTAAACACCCTAGATGATGTGATGCTTCCTATTCTCTCCGGTGATACGGCCGTATTTATAGATGGAACAACACAGGTAATTATTATTGGAACTAAGAAATGGGAAGACCGCTCTGTAGAAGAGCCTACCACCGAAACACTAGTTAGAGGACCAAGAGACGGATTTAATGAAAACCTTCGAACCAATACGGTCTTAATTAGAAGGAGAGTAAGAGATTCTAACTTACGTTTTGATAGCTTTAAAATTGGGAGAAGATCCAAAAAGGATTTGGTATTAACCTATATTGATGGAATTATAAACCCAAAAATTATTGAGGAAATGAAGAGAAGGTTAAAGACGATTGATGTAGATGATGCTCCAGAGTCTGGTTACATTGAGCAATTAATCGAAGATAGCTACTTATCCATTTTCCCACAACACATGGTAACCGAACGTCCAGACAAGGTCTCTTCAGCAATAATGCAGGGTAAAGCCGCCATCCTTTTAGATGGAACACCTTTTGCATTAATTGCTCCTTCTGTATTCAGTGATCACTTTCAGTCACCTGGGGATTACTACCAGCGTTTTCCAATCGGAACATTCATTAGGGCACTTAGATATTTAGCAGCATTTCTTGCGGTATTTCTTCCAGGTTTGTATATCGCCTTGGTTAGTTATCATCCAGGAATGATTCCATCAAATCTAGCTTTTCAAATTGCAGCGACAAGAGAAGGAGTCCCTTTTCCAGCTGTTGTTGAAGCCTTTCTTATGGAGGCAACGTTTGAACTGTTACGAGAAGCTGGAATACGTCTTCCTAAAATGATAGGGCAAACAATTGGCATCGTAGGTGGTCTCGTTATCGGTGAGGCGGCTGTTTCTGCAGGAATTGTAAGTCCGATCATGGTTATTATTGTAGCCGTAACAGCTGTATCTACTTTTGCCATTCCCTCATATGAGGTAAGTATTACTTTTCGGATCTTACGTTTTGGGATTATGCTAGCTGCCGCATTGTTTGGATTTTACGGATTGCTTTTAGCTTATATCATGATTAATATCCATCTAACAAATTTAACAAGTTATGGAGTGCCTTATACTGCACCATTTGCACCCGCTTTCTTTCCTGATTGGAAGGACCTTATCATTCGAGCACCATTAGCTATGGAGACTAAACGCCCTGAAATGTTGCAACCAAAAGATTCACGCCGCACAGGAGGAGATGATACTAATTGA
- a CDS encoding YibE/F family protein, which translates to MNTLFLLAAILFILMTLIGGRKGVRSFLAIFFNFGVLIVIIFIMNDPDVNLMILTLVACTIISCINLFYINGFNSKTKTAFISTIITTAILLFFIVIITEKAMIQGFGEEEIVELSMFSLYIGIDFVKIASSVIIMSTIGAITDTAIAISSPMREIHFHHPSISRKDLFVSGLSIGRDILGTSTNTLFFAFFGGYLGLLIWFKILSYSLGEIVNSKIFSAEMITILCAGIAVTMVIPITSWISAYFFVKEKKQKETIE; encoded by the coding sequence ATGAATACATTATTTTTGCTAGCAGCCATCTTATTTATATTAATGACCTTGATTGGTGGGCGAAAAGGGGTAAGATCCTTTTTAGCCATATTCTTCAACTTTGGTGTTCTTATTGTAATTATTTTCATCATGAACGATCCAGATGTTAATCTGATGATCTTAACTTTAGTTGCTTGTACAATAATAAGCTGTATTAATCTTTTCTATATCAATGGATTTAACAGCAAAACAAAAACTGCCTTTATCTCTACAATTATCACCACTGCCATATTACTTTTTTTCATTGTCATTATCACTGAGAAAGCAATGATTCAAGGCTTTGGAGAAGAAGAAATTGTGGAACTTAGTATGTTTTCCCTTTATATTGGAATAGATTTTGTAAAAATCGCATCCTCCGTCATTATTATGAGTACAATCGGAGCAATTACAGATACAGCCATTGCCATTTCATCGCCTATGCGCGAAATACATTTTCACCATCCATCTATTAGTAGAAAAGATCTATTCGTATCAGGACTAAGTATTGGACGGGATATTCTTGGAACGAGTACAAATACATTATTTTTTGCCTTCTTTGGAGGGTACTTAGGATTACTAATCTGGTTTAAAATTTTATCCTATTCTTTAGGTGAAATTGTTAATTCTAAAATATTTAGTGCTGAGATGATCACCATCCTTTGTGCTGGGATTGCAGTAACAATGGTCATTCCTATTACCTCTTGGATATCTGCATACTTCTTCGTAAAGGAAAAGAAACAGAAAGAAACAATTGAATAG
- a CDS encoding YibE/F family protein produces the protein MIKLKKITKTQFSFYILLLLSFVVSILFVNHNYSFYDQPIAEVIDTEIIETTEMIDQFDNEDRLFTQTLIARLKNGEEQGSLVTLTNEFSTSKAYDHEFKVGQKLFVLIDEKVNSELTGTIVDVKRDTYVLLVAWIFILTLIIVGKKQGFLSIISLAVNAVLLWYALDIYINSSGINLVLICSVSAILFTVISLVLVNGLNEKTYSAILATLLGTFSSLFIAYLVILFTSESGLRYEEMQFSTRPYHILFMAGLLVGSLGAVMDVAITMSSSIFGLYEKNNNISLQALKKSGMEIGKDIMGTMTNILFFVYISGSIPLILLYLKNDSQFGFTLSMTLSLELARALAGGIGIVLTIPIGLYTTLFFVKRKRARV, from the coding sequence ATGATCAAGTTAAAAAAGATAACGAAAACACAGTTTTCATTTTACATATTATTACTACTTTCCTTTGTCGTCTCGATTCTTTTTGTTAACCACAATTACTCATTCTATGACCAACCCATTGCCGAAGTGATAGATACAGAAATAATAGAAACAACTGAGATGATTGATCAATTCGATAATGAGGACCGGCTATTCACTCAAACATTAATAGCAAGATTAAAAAATGGTGAAGAACAAGGAAGCCTTGTTACTTTAACAAATGAATTTTCAACTTCCAAAGCTTATGACCATGAATTTAAGGTCGGACAAAAGCTGTTTGTATTGATTGATGAAAAAGTGAATTCAGAACTTACCGGAACGATAGTAGATGTAAAACGCGATACATATGTACTACTTGTTGCATGGATTTTTATCTTAACTTTAATTATCGTTGGAAAAAAACAAGGATTTCTTTCGATTATAAGCTTGGCAGTAAATGCTGTTTTATTGTGGTATGCATTAGATATATATATCAATTCCTCTGGGATAAATCTTGTATTGATATGTAGTGTGAGTGCTATTTTATTTACAGTCATTTCATTAGTACTCGTTAATGGCCTTAATGAAAAAACCTACTCTGCTATTTTGGCGACTCTGTTAGGCACATTTAGCTCACTGTTCATTGCTTATCTGGTTATTTTGTTTACATCAGAGAGCGGACTCCGATATGAAGAGATGCAATTTTCCACTCGTCCCTACCACATCTTGTTTATGGCGGGGTTGCTTGTGGGATCGTTAGGAGCGGTTATGGATGTTGCCATTACCATGTCTTCCTCTATCTTTGGGTTGTATGAAAAGAATAACAACATATCATTACAAGCGCTTAAAAAGTCAGGTATGGAAATCGGAAAAGATATCATGGGTACGATGACAAATATTTTGTTTTTTGTCTACATTAGTGGCTCAATTCCACTAATCCTTCTTTATTTAAAAAATGATTCACAGTTTGGCTTTACTTTATCAATGACTCTTTCATTAGAATTGGCAAGAGCTCTCGCTGGCGGGATTGGTATCGTTCTAACGATTCCGATAGGTCTATACACGACTCTATTTTTTGTGAAGAGAAAGAGGGCAAGAGTATGA